The Gemmatimonadota bacterium DH-78 region CCCGGCTCAGCCCCCGACGTTGGGGTTGACCCGCATCTCCTCGTCGGAGATCGGGAAGCAGGTGTCGCGCCCCTCCGCGAAGGGGTCGGCCACCACGCCACCCTCGGCCTTCCACCGGTGCAGATCCCAGAGGCGACGCCCCTCGAGCCACACCGTAGCGCCCCGCTCCATCCGGAGCACCGGCCAGGCCTCGGCCACGGAACCCGGCACGTCGATCGGATCGAGCCCGTAGACGGCGCGGGCCTCGTTCAGACGATCGGTCATGCCCTGCAGGTTTCCGTCGCGAAGGGCCGCCTCGGCGCGGAGCACCAGCATCTCGGTGCCCTTGGTCAGCGCCTGGTCGTCGTCTTCGGTGAGGTACTTCAGCTGCTGATAGAAGTCGGTCTCGCCGTCCTGACCCTTCTCCACCTGGCCCGCATTGTCGAGCACGATGCGCCACGGCACCCGCGGATCCGCGGGGTCGTTGTCCTCCCACATCGTGTTGAAGACGGTGAACTCCTTCCGCGAATTGGTCTCGAACACCAGGTCGTTCGACACCGCACCGACCGCGGTCGAGAAGATCGCGTCGTACTGGAAGGCCGCAGGCACCTGGCTGGCATCACTGGCCGCCTGCGTCCAGTTGCCCAGCCAGGCGCGGACCGACGCCCGGCCTCCGTACGCCGCCGTGGCGATGGTCGAGGCACCGGCCGCTCCGCCGACCGCGATGGCCCGACTGAACAGCGAGTCGGCGCGGCTGAAGTGCTCGGTGCGCGGCAGCACCCCCGAGGGCTCTCCGTCGAAGTCGACGGTCGTCTCGCACTGCACCTCGCCCAGGAGACGATTCGCGAAGCCCGCCAGCAGGTAGGCCCGCGCCACATCGGGGCTGCGCTCGTACAGGTCGGGCTCCAGCACCTTCGCGATGCGCTTGAGCCCGGCTTCGGCCACGTAGCGCGCCTGTTGCAGCGTGCCGTACGAGCCGTCCCAGTCCGCGGGCTCCTGAAGCAGGATCCCTCGCGGATAGGTGCCGAAGTCGTAGCTGCCGCCGTGCCACAGGTCGCCCGAGGCGAGCGAGATCTCCTGCAGCACGCCGCCGTACGCCTGCGTGAGGTCGTACGACATGCCGGCCACGAGCCCCGGCACCGCGTCGGCGTTGTTCAGGTCGTCGTCGGCGATTCTCCCCGGCGACTCCACATCCAGCGACAGCACCTCCGAGCATCCCGCCAACGGCAGGAGGAGGGCCACCACGGTCATCATCTTCTTCGTCATCGGGGGCCTCAGAAGGTCACGCGGAAGGAGAGCAGGAAGGACCGCGGGGTGGGAATGTTGTAGTACTCCCGCCGGCCGTAGTCGGTGAGGCCGTCGTAGATGCCGCCCTCGGACCGGTCGTAGAAGTCCTCCACCTCCGGATCCGCACCGGTGTAGTCGGTCCAGGTCATCAGGTTGGTGCCCGCGAGGGTCACGCTCGCCCGCGACGCGAAGCTCGCCACCAGGTCCGACGGCAGCTGGTACGTCACCGCCAGACTCCGCCACTTCCAGAAGTCGGCCTTCTCGATCCAGAAGGCCGCGTCGTGCCCGCCGTACAGGTTCGTGGCGCACCGCGCGCGCTCGAGGGCGGTCACGTCGTTCAGGGCGCTGTCGTCTCCGCCCGCGGCCGCGAAGATCTTGCCCTGGGTGTCGTAGCAGGGATGCCACACGCCTCTCCGGCCGTTCTGGTAGCCCGTGTAGTTGGGCAGGTAGTGGCCACCCTGGTGCTCGAAGAGCGCGTCGAGGGTGAGGCTCCGTCCGAGCGAGAGGGTGCTGTTGAGTCCGATCACCCGCGTCGGATTGACCGCCCCGATGAAGACGTCGCTCTCGACGTCCGGGTCGGCGAAGTCGCCGGGGTTGAGCACCTTGGCTCCGTAGTACGACGGCACCGGGTCGCCCTCGCGAATGCCGGCGAGGTTGTCGGCGTCGAGCTCCTGACCGGCCAGATCCACGGCCTCGTTGGAGTTGAAGCCGAAGTTGCCCTGCACGCGCCACTCGAAGTTCTCGGTCTGCAGCACCGAGGCGGTGAGCTGGAACTCGGTTCCCGAGCCCTTGATCTCACCCACGTTCTCCGTCCGATTCGCCAGGAAGCCCAGCGAGGGCGGGTACGCCACCGGGACCAGGGCGTCGCTCGTGACCGTGCTGTAGTAGGTGGCTTCCACCCCGAAGCGACCGCGAAGGAAGGATGCGTCGAAGCCGACCTCGAACTCGCGGGTGCGCTCCGGGCCGACTTCGCTGTTGCCGATGTCGTTGGGCGTGAAGCCCGCCGATCCCTCGTCGCCGGTCACCGGCGACCAGGTGCGCAGCTTGTCGAAGGCGCCCGGCGCCTTGCCCGACTCACCGATCGCCGCGCGCAGCTTGAAGGTGTCGAACCAGTCGCTCGGCCAGAACTCGTGATCCGAGACGATGTACGACGTCGACACCTTCGGGTAGAACTGCAGACCGAAGTCGTCACCGAAAGCCGAGTTGCCATCCACCCGGAGTCCCGCCGTCACGAAGAACTGGTCGTTGAAGCCCAGAAGCTCCTGAAGGAAGAAGCCGGCCGTGGTGGTCGCGATCTGCGAGTCCGACACGTCGGTCGCGCCGCCGCCCGAGGTGAGCGTCGGCTTGCCCGGGCCCGCGAAGTCCTGCGTGCTCACGAATTTCGCACGCGCGCGGTCGCGGAAGATCTGGCCGCCCCACGAGAAGGTGGAGACGACGCTCTCCCCGAAGCCGTTGCGCAGCGATCCCGCGTAGTCCAGCGACAGCTTCTCTCGGGTGTTGCCCTCGGAGCTGTAGTAGCCGCCCGGTGCTCGCAGGTGACCGAAGGGCTCCCACTCCTCGGAGGTGACGGAGAGGTAGTCCCAGCCGACCGCGAACCGGTTCGAGAAGCCGTCGATGGGCTCGTACTGCAGC contains the following coding sequences:
- a CDS encoding RagB/SusD family nutrient uptake outer membrane protein, with protein sequence MTKKMMTVVALLLPLAGCSEVLSLDVESPGRIADDDLNNADAVPGLVAGMSYDLTQAYGGVLQEISLASGDLWHGGSYDFGTYPRGILLQEPADWDGSYGTLQQARYVAEAGLKRIAKVLEPDLYERSPDVARAYLLAGFANRLLGEVQCETTVDFDGEPSGVLPRTEHFSRADSLFSRAIAVGGAAGASTIATAAYGGRASVRAWLGNWTQAASDASQVPAAFQYDAIFSTAVGAVSNDLVFETNSRKEFTVFNTMWEDNDPADPRVPWRIVLDNAGQVEKGQDGETDFYQQLKYLTEDDDQALTKGTEMLVLRAEAALRDGNLQGMTDRLNEARAVYGLDPIDVPGSVAEAWPVLRMERGATVWLEGRRLWDLHRWKAEGGVVADPFAEGRDTCFPISDEEMRVNPNVGG
- a CDS encoding SusC/RagA family TonB-linked outer membrane protein, with the translated sequence MTSRVCVRIGAFASVLAVLALCMPAAAQETGRVTGQVTAAATMQPLTGAQVFVSGLRLGALTNEQGRYVILNVPAGTHTVRVDIIGYGSAEETVTVTAGGTTTTNFSLEQTAVALEEIVVTGTAAEVRAREVGNALDAVTSRDIENLPVTNPENIIGGRIPGVTVVPPGGQPGTGGTIRIRGQNTASQAPEPLVYIDGVRVYNQPVSLGTASRAAVTALQDINAEDIERVEVIKGASATTLYGTEAAGGVIQIFTKRGVAGSPIWNAELGMGLARMGRIGSSADPTGMFTKCGDTDNLYGLSMSRSTAGQQVPFEDPTCPSSGSWFEDGLSNSVSLSVRGGSETVSYFVSSNYSDADGTLPTQNSKDGGFRANMDFRPIDDLSIALNTAYTRRDSRFVEDGNNANGFLLNVGRGTNGNFKGGKGEDCVGVDVLCVSNGYLFDSQNTATSDRYTTGLVLQYEPIDGFSNRFAVGWDYLSVTSEEWEPFGHLRAPGGYYSSEGNTREKLSLDYAGSLRNGFGESVVSTFSWGGQIFRDRARAKFVSTQDFAGPGKPTLTSGGGATDVSDSQIATTTAGFFLQELLGFNDQFFVTAGLRVDGNSAFGDDFGLQFYPKVSTSYIVSDHEFWPSDWFDTFKLRAAIGESGKAPGAFDKLRTWSPVTGDEGSAGFTPNDIGNSEVGPERTREFEVGFDASFLRGRFGVEATYYSTVTSDALVPVAYPPSLGFLANRTENVGEIKGSGTEFQLTASVLQTENFEWRVQGNFGFNSNEAVDLAGQELDADNLAGIREGDPVPSYYGAKVLNPGDFADPDVESDVFIGAVNPTRVIGLNSTLSLGRSLTLDALFEHQGGHYLPNYTGYQNGRRGVWHPCYDTQGKIFAAAGGDDSALNDVTALERARCATNLYGGHDAAFWIEKADFWKWRSLAVTYQLPSDLVASFASRASVTLAGTNLMTWTDYTGADPEVEDFYDRSEGGIYDGLTDYGRREYYNIPTPRSFLLSFRVTF